CATGTTCACGTAACAGCGCGGCAGCAACGCCCATTCCGGCGCGTTTTATTCCGCTAAAACTGCCATCGTAAATCTGCTCGCTGCCGCAGGTCGGGCTGCCGTCGGTGAGCAGCGCGGCGCTGCACTTTCCTTCCTGGGCGGCACGCAACGCTAACCAGGCGGCAAGCTGATAATGCGCGGTGACATCGCTGCCATCGCTTTCCAGAATCCGCGCACGGCCCGCCATCACCTCGTGTCCGCTGCCTTTCACAATCTCAGCCGGTAAGCGGGGGATCGACAGTCCCGCCGCCAGCTCCGGGCAGTGCGTCACCAGCCGTTGTTCCTGCTGCCAGCGTTTGAGGGTTTCAGAGATCGCTGCTTTCTCGCTGCCGTTGTAGCGAACCTTATGGCCCATCAGACACGCGCTGACCAGAATTTTGGTTTTCATAAGGTTTTAAATGTTCCGAAGAGGGGGAAATACGCTACCACTATACCACCTGGAATTTTCCCCCTCCAATTTAAGGTATTGTGAACCCTGCAAAAGATCGGTAGGCTGAGGTTCCTTATGTTATCTGATAATTCTTTGGCATATGGAACCTCTTATGGAACTCTCCCCGGTAAAAGACACACTTCGCATTGCACTTGTTGGTGATTACAACCCTGATGTCATTGCTCATCAGGCGATCCCTTTATCCATCGATGATGCTGCTGCCGTGCTGGATTTGACGGCGGATTACGACTGGATTGCCACCACCGAATTGACCAGCCCGGAAGATTTGGTGGGTTATGACGCCATCTGGCTGGTTCCGGCCAGTCCTTATCAAAATGTCGATGGGGCGTTTATCGCCGCGCGCTTTGCACGTGAAAACAGCATTCCGTTCCTGGGGACCTGCGGTGGATTCCAGCATGCGTTGATTGAATACGCACGAAACGTGTTGGGCTGGAGCGATGCGGCACATGCCGAAACCGATACTGACGGCAGAATGGTGATTGCACCGCTGACCTGTTCACTGGTGGAAAAAACCGACACCATCGAACTTCGCGCGAATACCATTATCGCCAAAGCCTACGGC
Above is a window of Lelliottia jeotgali DNA encoding:
- a CDS encoding Purine nucleoside phosphorylase, giving the protein MKTKILVSACLMGHKVRYNGSEKAAISETLKRWQQEQRLVTHCPELAAGLSIPRLPAEIVKGSGHEVMAGRARILESDGSDVTAHYQLAAWLALRAAQEGKCSAALLTDGSPTCGSEQIYDGSFSGIKRAGMGVAAALLREHGIQVFSDNQLAELIAWVEERDNDSV
- a CDS encoding CTP synthase; the encoded protein is MELSPVKDTLRIALVGDYNPDVIAHQAIPLSIDDAAAVLDLTADYDWIATTELTSPEDLVGYDAIWLVPASPYQNVDGAFIAARFARENSIPFLGTCGGFQHALIEYARNVLGWSDAAHAETDTDGRMVIAPLTCSLVEKTDTIELRANTIIAKAYGREEIEEGYHCNYGVSPEFTKELESGDMRVTGWDEQGEIRAVELVTHPFFVATLFQHERGALAGRPVPLVQAMLYAARG